AGCCCAGGATGGACGCCATGTTGATGATCGAGCCGCCACCGTTCTTCAGCATCGCGGCGATCTGGTACTTCATGCCGTAGAACACGCCCGACAGGTTGATGTTGATGACCTGCGCCCAGCCGTCCAGCGGGTAATCGGCTGTCGGTGCCTGTGGGCCACCAATGCCCGCGTTGTTGCAGGCCACGTCCAGGCGGCCGTAGTGGGCGACGGTGCGCTGTACCAGCGCATCGCAATCCTCGGGCTTGCCCACGTCGGCCGCCACAAAGATCGCGTCGCCCCCGGCGGAGCGCACCAGCGCGGCGGTTTCCTCGCCCGCCTGCACATTCACGTCCGACACCACCACCTTGGCACCTTCGCGCGCCCACACCAGCGCAATGGCGCGACCGATGCCCGACGATGCGCCCGTTACCAATGCCACCTTGTTCTTCAGCATGAAAGACCCCTTGTTCGTTCAAAACGCCTGCAACCCGATGCCACAGATCACTTTTCATTCTGCGCGCGCAATGCGTCAGCGCCTTGACCTGTGTCATGCCCCGGGCATGGAAGCTGGGTGGAGGCACTGGGCCTTGGGTAGCGGCTACCATCAGGGGCTGCCGGTCCTGCGACGGATGTTTGCCCGTTGCAGGACTGCGTGATTTCCACGCCCACGCCCCACCACCCACGCCCGCATTTGCATGCCTGCTTTTTCCTTTGAAGCCCTGGACGCCCAAGGCCAGACCCGCAAAGGCCTCCTGGAGGCCGACACCGCCAAGGCCGCGCGCAGCCTGCTGCGGGCCCAGGCGCTAGTGCCGCTGGCGGTGGAAATGGTGCAGACCGGCCAAACGCTGGACGGCCGGTCCGCAAGCCTGGGCCAGCGCCTCTTCACCCGGCCGGTGTTCAGCGCGACCGGGCTGGCCATCTGGACCCGGCAGATCGCCGGGCTGGTGTCGTCGGGCCTGCCGCTGGAGCGCGCGCTGACCGCGCTGTCCGAAGAAGCCGACGATGAACGCCAGCGCCACCTGGTCGCCGCGCTGCGCGCCGAGGTCAACGCGGGCGCCACCTTTGCCCGCGCGCTGTCGCAGCACCCGCGCGAGTTCTCTGACATCTATTGCGCCGTGATCGGCGCGGGCGAACACAGCGGCAACCTGGGCCTGGTGCTGGAGCGCCTGGCCGACGACCTGGAAGAGCGCCAGGCGCTCAAGGCCAAGCTGGTGGGCGCCGCGCTGTACCCGGCCATCGTGACCCTGGTGGCCATCGTGATCGTGCTGTTCCTGGTGGGCTATGTGGTGCCGCAGGTGGCCAGCGTGTTTGCAGGCACCAAGCGCGCGCTGCCGTTCCTGACGGTGGCCATGCTGGGCCTGAGCGCCTTTGTGCGCAGCTATGGCTGGGTGATGCTGATTGCTTCTATTTTGATAGCAATTGGGGCAAGATGGGCGCTCACCATCGGCCATATTCGCGAGAAATTCGATGCCGCCTGGCTCAATCTGCCCCTGGTGGGCAAGCTGGCGCGCGGCTACAACGCAGCGCGGTTCGCCGGCACGCTGGCCATGCTGGCGGGCGCCGGTGTGCCCATCCTGAAGGCCTTGCAGGCCGCCGCAGAAACACTGAACAACCGCGCGCTGCGTGCCGACGCGCTCGACGCGCTGGTGCTGGTGCGCGAAGGCGCTCCGCTGGCATCGGCCCTGGCGCAGAAAAAGCGCTTTCCGGGCCTGCTGTCGATGTTTGCACGCCTGGGCGAGCAGACCGGGCAACTGCCGGTGATGCTGCAGCGCGCAGCCCGCCAGCTCTCGGCCGAGGTGCAGCGCCGCGCCATGGCGCTGGCCACCATCCTGGAGCCGCTGCTCATC
Above is a window of Acidovorax sp. KKS102 DNA encoding:
- a CDS encoding SDR family NAD(P)-dependent oxidoreductase, whose amino-acid sequence is MLKNKVALVTGASSGIGRAIALVWAREGAKVVVSDVNVQAGEETAALVRSAGGDAIFVAADVGKPEDCDALVQRTVAHYGRLDVACNNAGIGGPQAPTADYPLDGWAQVININLSGVFYGMKYQIAAMLKNGGGSIINMASILGSVGFATAPAYTAAKHGVVGLTKAAAIEYSAHGVRINAVGPAFIHTPMISGLEQDAGINAMLVGAHPIGRLGQPEEVAELVTWLASSKASFVTGAYYPVDGGYLAR
- the gspF gene encoding type II secretion system inner membrane protein GspF; this translates as MPAFSFEALDAQGQTRKGLLEADTAKAARSLLRAQALVPLAVEMVQTGQTLDGRSASLGQRLFTRPVFSATGLAIWTRQIAGLVSSGLPLERALTALSEEADDERQRHLVAALRAEVNAGATFARALSQHPREFSDIYCAVIGAGEHSGNLGLVLERLADDLEERQALKAKLVGAALYPAIVTLVAIVIVLFLVGYVVPQVASVFAGTKRALPFLTVAMLGLSAFVRSYGWVMLIASILIAIGARWALTIGHIREKFDAAWLNLPLVGKLARGYNAARFAGTLAMLAGAGVPILKALQAAAETLNNRALRADALDALVLVREGAPLASALAQKKRFPGLLSMFARLGEQTGQLPVMLQRAARQLSAEVQRRAMALATILEPLLIVGMGLIVMLIVLAVLLPIIQLNQFVK